The Malus domestica chromosome 06, GDT2T_hap1 genome has a segment encoding these proteins:
- the LOC103443457 gene encoding uncharacterized protein, whose protein sequence is MAANPENDERTLHDELSLPILLADRVIKSAQEAESSKLDCADLAKQVDRLSQMLRSAVRIAAATQSLYDRPVRRIVADVAKNLDRALTLVRKCKHSGVLRQVFSITTTADFRKVSSLLESSIGDMKWLLSVFESDGANLSLPPIASNDPILSWVWSYIATIQMGQLRDRVEAANSLVSLARDNDRNKKIIVDEGGVTPLLKLLKEGSSPDAQIAAASALFHIATDQERVRIIIDLLGINVVVSVLGDSPMRVQVYVVRLVSEMAELDTVAQEVLGRENVIRPLVSLLAMDTVLDDPKVQSGKPSIHNLVQINKQLAVNGLNPNSRLSSFSNHYHSDGSSRGGGHHRKEREREAESNPEVKLELKAGCAKALWKLCKGCLFNSRKVTETKGLICLAKIIEKEAGELQLNCLMTVMEIAVVAESNPDLRRAAFKPNSPAAKAILDQLLRVIQEEANQELQIPAIKAIGSLARTFPARETRIVGPLVARLGSADVDVAIEAAIALGKFVCTDNFNCVEHSKTIIEFDGVPSLMRLLRTTDRTSERGHVNCLVLLCYLASHVGNSKALEQARALNTLEGGARYLVAQYPDLRDLLAKAIHNLTLYQAGAHPHRQTFIP, encoded by the coding sequence ATGGCGGCGAACCCAGAAAATGACGAAAGGACCCTCCACGACGAACTCTCCCTCCCGATCCTCCTCGCCGATCGCGTCATCAAATCGGCCCAGGAAGCCGAGTCCTCCAAACTCGACTGCGCCGACCTTGCCAAGCAGGTTGACCGCCTCTCCCAAATGCTCCGATCCGCCGTCCGCATCGCCGCCGCCACTCAGTCCCTCTACGATCGCCCAGTCCGCCGAATCGTCGCCGACGTGGCGAAGAACCTTGACCGGGCGCTGACCCTGGTCCGGAAATGCAAGCACAGTGGGGTCCTCCGGCAAGTCTTCTCCATCACCACCACTGCTGATTTCAGAAAAGTGTCGAGCCTTCTGGAGTCTTCGATTGGAGACATGAAGTGGCTTCTCTCGGTGTTTGAGTCTGACGGCGCCAACCTCTCCCTGCCGCCGATCGCCAGCAACGACCCGATACTCAGCTGGGTCTGGTCATACATCGCCACCATTCAAATGGGTCAACTCAGGGACCGAGTCGAGGCGGCTAACTCGCTTGTTTCACTCGCTCGGGACAACGACCGGAACAAGAAGATAATCGTCGACGAAGGCGGCGTGACGCCGCTGCTAAAGCTTCTGAAAGAAGGGTCTTCTCCTGACGCCCAAATCGCCGCCGCCAGTGCTCTGTTTCACATCGCCACTGATCAAGAAAGGGTCCGAATTATAATCGATTTGTTGGGAATTAACGTTGTTGTCTCGGTTTTGGGCGATTCCCCGATGAGGGTTCAGGTGTACGTGGTGAGATTGGTGTCGGAAATGGCGGAGCTTGACACGGTGGCGCAGGAGGTGTTAGGCAGAGAAAATGTGATTAGGCCTTTGGTGTCTCTGCTGGCAATGGACACGGTTCTGGATGATCCGAAGGTGCAATCGGGTAAGCCTAGCATTCATAATCTTGTTCAGATTAATAAGCAGTTAGCTGTAAATGGTTTGAATCCGAATAGCCGTTTGTCTTCCTTTTCGAATCATTATCATTCGGATGGTAGTAGCAGAGGTGGCGGGCATCATcgaaaagagagggagagagaggcgGAGTCCAATCCTGAGGTGAAGCTTGAGCTGAAAGCCGGCTGTGCCAAGGCATTGTGGAAACTGTGTAAAGGGTGTTTGTTTAATAGTCGAAAAGTTACAGAGACGAAAGGGTTGATTTGTTTGGCAAAGATTATTGAGAAGGAAGCAGGGGAGTTGCAGCTGAATTGCTTGATGACTGTGATGGAAATAGCTGTGGTGGCAGAGTCCAATCCCGACCTTAGAAGAGCGGCTTTTAAGCCTAATTCTCCAGCAGCAAAGGCAATTTTGGACCAGCTTTTGAGAGTGATTCAGGAAGAGGCTAATCAGGAATTGCAAATTCCTGCCATTAAAGCAATTGGGTCATTGGCAAGAACTTTCCCGGCTAGGGAGACCCGGATAGTTGGTCCTCTGGTTGCCCGGCTTGGCAGTGCGGATGTCGATGTGGCAATTGAGGCTGCCATTGCATTAGGGAAGTTTGTGTGTACAGATAATTTCAATTGCGTGGAGCATTCCAAGACGATTATTGAGTTTGATGGGGTTCCTTCTCTGATGAGATTGTTACGGACAACTGATCGAACTAGTGAACGGGGTCATGTCAATTGTTTAGTACTACTATGCTATCTAGCATCGCATGTTGGCAATAGCAAGGCTCTTGAACAAGCGCGGGCATTGAATACTCTTGAGGGGGGAGCTCGATATCTTGTAGCTCAATATCCCGACTTGAGGGATTTGTTAGCCAAAGCCATACACAATCTCACACTTTATCAGGCTGGAGCTCATCCCCACAGGCAAACCTTCATACCGTAA
- the LOC103411576 gene encoding transcription factor MYB86-like isoform X2, with product MGRHSCCLKQKLRKGLWSPEEDEKLFNYITRFGVGCWSSVPKHAGLQRCGKSCRLRWINYLRPDLKRGMFSQQEEDLILSLHEVLGNRWAQIAAQLPGRTDNEIKNFWNSCLKKKLMKQGIDPTTHKPLTEEELKEKKNIDCSDLKESLPMPELPTMPITMASQGPTFLLNDSNYYDGNGGVLNNPQASRAFDSLSYFEYQSGFESSSAYNSDLVATQYHHTNIRPYESSSNFGFTSMPSLANSDHGSMSGTDFSDNSASRLSSFFMNEVKESSSNSSNVSSYAAGYHMTSNNGNNTIENAAFSWETDNKLDSLFQFHVNGIKSEEMIKPTSSWQQQGQLVDHHAQNSVDFSSYPLTSLSEDLTGENFDVFQNI from the exons ATGGGACGCCATTCGTGTTGTTTGAAGCAGAAGTTAAGGAAAGGCCTCTGGTCACCGGAAGAAGATGAGAAGCTCTTCAACTACATCACTCGATTTGGTGTTGGCTGCTGGAGCTCAGTCCCAAAGCATGCTG GTTTGCAGAGGTGTGGAAAGAGTTGCAGATTGAGATGGATAAATTATTTGAGGCCTGATTTGAAGAGAGGAATGTTCTCACAACAGGAAGAGGATCTCATTCTTAGTCTTCACGAAGTTCTAGGCAACCG GTGGGCTCAAATTGCAGCACAATTGCCAGGAAGAACCGACAATGAGATAAAGAACTTTTGGAATTCATGTTTGAAGAAGAAGCTAATGAAGCAAGGAATTGACCCAACCACCCACAAGCCACTAACTGAAGAAGAactgaaagaaaagaagaacatTGATTGTTCAGACCTAAAAGAGTCTTTGCCAATGCCAGAGCTTCCAACTATGCCAATAACCATGGCTTCCCAAGGCCCAACATTTCTTCTCAATGATTCAAACTACTATGATGGAAATGGAGGAGTCCTCAACAATCCACAAGCCTCAAGAGCCTTTGATTCTCTATCTTATTTCGAATACCAATCCGGTTTCGAGTCATCATCAGCCTATAATTCAGATCTTGTTGCCACTCAATACCACCATACCAACATTAGACCTTATGAGTCAAGCTCAAATTTTGGGTTTACTTCAATGCCAAGTTTGGCAAATTCAGACCACGGAAGCATGTCCGGCACAGATTTTTCGGACAATTCAGCTTCGAGACTCAGCTCATTTTTCATGAATGAGGTTAAGGAAAGCTCGAGCAATAGCTCGAACGTCAGCAGCTATGCAGCAGGGTATCATATGACCAGTAACAACGGCAACAACACAATCGAAAATGCGGCTTTTTCATGGGAAACAGATAACAAACTAGACTCTTTGTTTCAGTTTCATGTCAATGGGATAAAGTCTGAGGAAATGATCAAACCCACTAGTTCTTGGCAACAACAAGGGCAGCTTGTTGATCACCATGCTCAAAATTCAGTAGATTTCAGTAGCTATCCGTTAACGTCGTTGTCAGAAGATCTAAcaggtgaaaattttgatgttttCCAGAATATTTGA
- the LOC103411576 gene encoding transcription factor MYB86-like isoform X1 — translation MGRHSCCLKQKLRKGLWSPEEDEKLFNYITRFGVGCWSSVPKHAGNSPTHFNFALRSSVIEHFIKRLMHIFVSFCSFLGFSSGLQRCGKSCRLRWINYLRPDLKRGMFSQQEEDLILSLHEVLGNRWAQIAAQLPGRTDNEIKNFWNSCLKKKLMKQGIDPTTHKPLTEEELKEKKNIDCSDLKESLPMPELPTMPITMASQGPTFLLNDSNYYDGNGGVLNNPQASRAFDSLSYFEYQSGFESSSAYNSDLVATQYHHTNIRPYESSSNFGFTSMPSLANSDHGSMSGTDFSDNSASRLSSFFMNEVKESSSNSSNVSSYAAGYHMTSNNGNNTIENAAFSWETDNKLDSLFQFHVNGIKSEEMIKPTSSWQQQGQLVDHHAQNSVDFSSYPLTSLSEDLTGENFDVFQNI, via the exons ATGGGACGCCATTCGTGTTGTTTGAAGCAGAAGTTAAGGAAAGGCCTCTGGTCACCGGAAGAAGATGAGAAGCTCTTCAACTACATCACTCGATTTGGTGTTGGCTGCTGGAGCTCAGTCCCAAAGCATGCTGGTAATTCCCCAACTCACTTCAACTTTGCATTACGAAGTTCAGTAATCGAACACTTCATCAAACGTTTGATGCatatatttgtttctttttgttcttttttgggtttttcatcaGGTTTGCAGAGGTGTGGAAAGAGTTGCAGATTGAGATGGATAAATTATTTGAGGCCTGATTTGAAGAGAGGAATGTTCTCACAACAGGAAGAGGATCTCATTCTTAGTCTTCACGAAGTTCTAGGCAACCG GTGGGCTCAAATTGCAGCACAATTGCCAGGAAGAACCGACAATGAGATAAAGAACTTTTGGAATTCATGTTTGAAGAAGAAGCTAATGAAGCAAGGAATTGACCCAACCACCCACAAGCCACTAACTGAAGAAGAactgaaagaaaagaagaacatTGATTGTTCAGACCTAAAAGAGTCTTTGCCAATGCCAGAGCTTCCAACTATGCCAATAACCATGGCTTCCCAAGGCCCAACATTTCTTCTCAATGATTCAAACTACTATGATGGAAATGGAGGAGTCCTCAACAATCCACAAGCCTCAAGAGCCTTTGATTCTCTATCTTATTTCGAATACCAATCCGGTTTCGAGTCATCATCAGCCTATAATTCAGATCTTGTTGCCACTCAATACCACCATACCAACATTAGACCTTATGAGTCAAGCTCAAATTTTGGGTTTACTTCAATGCCAAGTTTGGCAAATTCAGACCACGGAAGCATGTCCGGCACAGATTTTTCGGACAATTCAGCTTCGAGACTCAGCTCATTTTTCATGAATGAGGTTAAGGAAAGCTCGAGCAATAGCTCGAACGTCAGCAGCTATGCAGCAGGGTATCATATGACCAGTAACAACGGCAACAACACAATCGAAAATGCGGCTTTTTCATGGGAAACAGATAACAAACTAGACTCTTTGTTTCAGTTTCATGTCAATGGGATAAAGTCTGAGGAAATGATCAAACCCACTAGTTCTTGGCAACAACAAGGGCAGCTTGTTGATCACCATGCTCAAAATTCAGTAGATTTCAGTAGCTATCCGTTAACGTCGTTGTCAGAAGATCTAAcaggtgaaaattttgatgttttCCAGAATATTTGA